One window of Triticum dicoccoides isolate Atlit2015 ecotype Zavitan chromosome 5A, WEW_v2.0, whole genome shotgun sequence genomic DNA carries:
- the LOC119301253 gene encoding transcription initiation factor TFIID subunit 15-like isoform X2 — translation MAGYMSRGPPNGSIYVCNLPPGTDETMLAEYFGTIGLLKKDKRTGHSKIWIYRDKVTNEPKGDATVTYEDPHAASAAVEWFNNKDFHGSIIQVHIAESKNKDTVDNFTNVSVDAEIVGQDELDNGSGRGRGRGDGPAKAWQQDGDWMCPNTSCGNVNFAFRGVCNRCGASRPAGVSGSGGGGGRGRGRGSDDARGSRAAAAVGGPPGLFGPNDWPCTMCGNVNWAKRTKCNVCNTSRPGHNEGGVRGGRGGGFKELDEEELEEVRRRRKEAEEDDGEMYDEFGNLKKKFRAKSHQTESTPALPGSGRAGWEVEHRSTEREGRERSRDRGRDDYDERESRNRDRGSHGRERRRSRSRSRDREKERGRDRGRDRGSERSWERGTERERDRYR, via the exons ATGGCTGGATATATGTCACGAGGACCCCCAAATGGCTCTATTTATGTATGCAATCTGCCTCCTGGAACTGATGAGACCATGTTGGCTGAATATTTTGGCACCATAGGGTTGCTAAAG AAGGACAAAAGGACTGGCCATTCAAAGATTTGGATATACAGGGACAAAGTTACAAATGAACCAAAGGGTGATGCAACAGTCACATATGAAGATCCCCATGCTGCTTCAGCTGCTGTGGAATGGTTCAATAATAAGGATTTCCATGGAAGCATCATCCAGGTTCACATAGCTGAGTCAAAAAACAAAGATACAGTTGATAACTTCACCAATGTGAGCGTCGATGCTGAGATTGTTGGACAAGATGAATTGGATAACGGATCAGGCAGAGGTAGAGGGCGTGGTGATGGTCCAGCAAAAGCTTGGCAGCAAGATGGAGATTGGATGTGTCCAAATACAAG CTGTGGCAATGTAAACTTTGCCTTCCGTGGTGTTTGTAATCGTTGTGGAGCCTCTCGCCCTGCTGGTGTTAGTggatctggtggtggtggtggtaggggTAGAGGTCGTGGTAGTGATGATGCAAGAGGcagtcgtgctgctgctgctgttggtggtCCCCCTGGGCTGTTTGGTCCTAATGATTGGCCATGTACGAT GTGTGGCAATGTAAACTGGGCAAAGCGAACCAAATGTAATGTCTGTAACACCTCTAGGCCAGGTCACAATGAAGGTGGTGTGAG AGGTGGCCGGGGTGGCGGCTTTAAGGAACTTGATGAAGAAGAACTAGAAGAAGTACGGAGGCGCCGGAAAGAAGCTGAGGAG GATGATGGAGAAATGTATGATGAATTTGGTAACCTCAAAAAGAAGTTCCGTGCTAAATCACATCAAACTGAGAGTACACCAGCTCTTCCTGGGTCTGGACGTGCTGGATGGGAAGTCGAGCACC GTTCCACTGAGAGAGAAGGCCGAGAGAGGAGCAGAGATCGGGGCAGGGACGACTACGATGAAAGGGAAAGCAGGAACAGAGACAGAGGTTCTCATGGAAGAGAGCGGCGCCGTAGCCGAAGCAGGAGCAGAGACcgcgagaaggaaagggggagggacaGGGGTAGAGACCGTGGCAGCGAGAGAAGCTGGGAGCGCGGCACCGAGCGTGAACGTGATCGCTACAGATGA
- the LOC119301253 gene encoding transcription initiation factor TFIID subunit 15-like isoform X1 — protein sequence MAGYMSRGPPNGSIYVCNLPPGTDETMLAEYFGTIGLLKKDKRTGHSKIWIYRDKVTNEPKGDATVTYEDPHAASAAVEWFNNKDFHGSIIQVHIAESKNKDTVDNFTNVSVDAEIVGQDELDNGSGRGRGRGDGPAKAWQQDGDWMCPNTSCGNVNFAFRGVCNRCGASRPAGVSGSGGGGGRGRGRGSDDARGSRAAAAVGGPPGLFGPNDWPCTMCGNVNWAKRTKCNVCNTSRPGHNEGGVRGGRGGGFKELDEEELEEVRRRRKEAEEDDGEMYDEFGNLKKKFRAKSHQTESTPALPGSGRAGWEVEHRGSTEREGRERSRDRGRDDYDERESRNRDRGSHGRERRRSRSRSRDREKERGRDRGRDRGSERSWERGTERERDRYR from the exons ATGGCTGGATATATGTCACGAGGACCCCCAAATGGCTCTATTTATGTATGCAATCTGCCTCCTGGAACTGATGAGACCATGTTGGCTGAATATTTTGGCACCATAGGGTTGCTAAAG AAGGACAAAAGGACTGGCCATTCAAAGATTTGGATATACAGGGACAAAGTTACAAATGAACCAAAGGGTGATGCAACAGTCACATATGAAGATCCCCATGCTGCTTCAGCTGCTGTGGAATGGTTCAATAATAAGGATTTCCATGGAAGCATCATCCAGGTTCACATAGCTGAGTCAAAAAACAAAGATACAGTTGATAACTTCACCAATGTGAGCGTCGATGCTGAGATTGTTGGACAAGATGAATTGGATAACGGATCAGGCAGAGGTAGAGGGCGTGGTGATGGTCCAGCAAAAGCTTGGCAGCAAGATGGAGATTGGATGTGTCCAAATACAAG CTGTGGCAATGTAAACTTTGCCTTCCGTGGTGTTTGTAATCGTTGTGGAGCCTCTCGCCCTGCTGGTGTTAGTggatctggtggtggtggtggtaggggTAGAGGTCGTGGTAGTGATGATGCAAGAGGcagtcgtgctgctgctgctgttggtggtCCCCCTGGGCTGTTTGGTCCTAATGATTGGCCATGTACGAT GTGTGGCAATGTAAACTGGGCAAAGCGAACCAAATGTAATGTCTGTAACACCTCTAGGCCAGGTCACAATGAAGGTGGTGTGAG AGGTGGCCGGGGTGGCGGCTTTAAGGAACTTGATGAAGAAGAACTAGAAGAAGTACGGAGGCGCCGGAAAGAAGCTGAGGAG GATGATGGAGAAATGTATGATGAATTTGGTAACCTCAAAAAGAAGTTCCGTGCTAAATCACATCAAACTGAGAGTACACCAGCTCTTCCTGGGTCTGGACGTGCTGGATGGGAAGTCGAGCACCGTG GTTCCACTGAGAGAGAAGGCCGAGAGAGGAGCAGAGATCGGGGCAGGGACGACTACGATGAAAGGGAAAGCAGGAACAGAGACAGAGGTTCTCATGGAAGAGAGCGGCGCCGTAGCCGAAGCAGGAGCAGAGACcgcgagaaggaaagggggagggacaGGGGTAGAGACCGTGGCAGCGAGAGAAGCTGGGAGCGCGGCACCGAGCGTGAACGTGATCGCTACAGATGA